The following nucleotide sequence is from Mangifera indica cultivar Alphonso chromosome 1, CATAS_Mindica_2.1, whole genome shotgun sequence.
CCTTCCCACCCTATCATTCTACTTCTCAATGGCTTTGATTGATTTGACAAGTTAGTTACCCTATTTGGATTTTGCTTGTATGATTAGATACTCATTTATGCTTTGTTTGAGATTTAGACTAATTGTTTTTTATCTTCTAATAAGACGTCTTTTGCACCTTCCACCTTTGCCAAAATTTCCCACTTTATATAAAGTTACTCAAATATTGCAAAGATTGAAATCTATGTGACTTTGAGGTTTGGGAAATTTCTACTATAtgatgcttttcttttttttcctttttactttAATCAATCTAATCAACATAATGACAAAACTTTATCAGTTCAGTTTGAATGTATGGATGGATGGATAGATGTTTGGTCACTTTTTTCAAGAAGGAAAGATTATGCATAATATACTAGGAGTAGCTAACAATAGTGGACAAAGGCGgtggccaaaatttaccttaaATAACTAACGAATAAATTGTGTTttgtaataaaagaaaaatcgtaatgtgaaaaatattgtttctgTGATTTAAagtagggaaattataaaaaaatggcaaaataccctctattaagcaaaaatgcccaaattcactatttttaagcaaaaatatccatagttttttttaaaatatcaaaattacccctcccctcatctcatttatataaactctcttactctcattctcattacaTATACttcttatatcatttaaatatttactttcactctcatttttatttaatatcaattactacaaGTTCATTCGTTAAgaagaaattcgtatttctaaattcgaatcgaaaaaatcaattcataaaaactatattaaaaataacatgttatgaataaatagatatattgaaataccctagaatgtcaataatcaaaaaattactcaaaaatctaaaaaaacagatctgaatttcgaaaactacacgttcaaatagcatatgaatgagaaaactgaaaaatcgatcaaaaattttataattacatcgTAAAGTGTGTCTAAAAAAGtacatcataattacaaatatcaaatttgaaaattatatataaaaaaagtctagtccggtcacaaacaaactcaaaatcataaaaaccgaaaatcctaaatttgataaaataaaaaaactgcataatacacattgaaacagttttattttggcctccaaatttggtACAACCAGCAAAGCTGGTTGCCGTTATAGAGATCGAAACGAGCttcacgttgatatattacagaccccataactcctcccggatcaaaagttatagtcgttcaaagtctgtctcatataaaccctatagttttaaaaaagttaattttcaccCAACCCACAGTTTTCACGGCCTGCCCacggttcagtgtaaaatttcatACGGACCCCCATGGATCTCCCTCTGTTCCCCgtccccctaaaatttttaaaacgttAAATTTCCCCTATCCCACGGCAGCGTCGACAGATCTAATCCATTTTCCGgccaaaaatcgtcatttcagcctctgatttcaacacaaatcaaatctacgcatccaataacataaaacccctcaaccaattcaatgaaaacaatcaagaatcaaaacatttcagacattgttcaaaatcgaaaccttaaagttttaaactgtaaaatcttactcaaatctcaataatatgaacaataacttgattcaaacaagatgacgGAAAATATTTTAAcgttctttgccatttgcgatTGTCGGAAAGCATGAAAATCATCAGAAATCTGGGTGACCGTGGGATAGGGATAGAAGAAAATTTCGAATTTTTCACTGTTTTTGAACAGTAAAATGCCCAAAGATTACCGTGGGAACCAgggaaatttgttgtgtttatatatgggcagtttcgacatttcacaaaagttgggtatttttactttaatctgaatttttttggGAATTTCGTttaaacccccttaattttaGCTATTTACATAATTTCCCTTTAAAGTAATTGGGTTTTTTATGATCTGACAATAACGAGATTTCCTTTGTGTCTTATTGTTAGATCCTGAGCACCATCCAAGGGATTGATTGATGGCAATCAGCCATTATGCCTTTCAGTCGATTGAAACTGAATGTGACAGCCCACCCATTAAAGATACTAACTAACAAACGTTCAAAGGAAAACTAGCAACCAAATTTATTAACACACCATCAATGATTGAATTGTTTTATATTACattgtataaaaataaacttgCGAGTGGATAGAATTTACGAGATAACGatgttaaacaaaataatacatgtattaattaatatatagacAAACTTTGGTACTTCAACTAATCGTGAATTGAAGAAGCTTAGAGATCCAATTTGCACTATGTGTTTGTCTTTACAAGGATGCCTCTTACATGTTTGAAAGTTAGTCTACATATATAACCAACCAGGAAAGCAACAGCGGCAGGCTACAATATCACCGGTTGTACTACAGTTCCACAGCAGAATTTTATAGTGGAGTTTACCCGGAACACATAGGCGAGCTAAACGCATAGGCGGATAGCCGGTGCATAAGCGAGGGCATAGCTTGATCATCGTGCTATAGATACACTCATATATATACAAGTGCTATTAATTAAGAGTATTGTAGTTcacattaataaattaaagttcGTATCCAGGGAACCTAGAGTTTCCAGGTGCAAGCAGATCAAACCAGAGGCATGCTGCACCAGTAAGTCCTTGGAAAAGGGAGTAGCCATGGCCCGCCCCACGCCCATGGTCCCCAGTCTGTAGTTCCTGTACATTATGATACAAGAAGCTTGCAAACGCCTTGGCCCTCTCTTCATATATGCTCTCTCCTGTCAGACGATAGAGGGAAAGGAAAGCATATGCATTACCAGCAGCTCCATCAGCAAGTCCTACCTTCTTTACCAATCCATTCTTCCACACTACCTCCCCGGCTTCTATAGCTGCATCGCGAAAGTCCCTATCACCTGGAAATACCTGCAGAATCAAAGAATTGACATCATGAGACCACTGCACCAACATTTATTCAAGTTTTATGTAAGCATAGACTAGTAAAAAGAGTAACTATCACGAAGCACTAACCTGAGATGCCTTACAGAGGGTCATGGCCATGCCAGTTGCACCATGAGACCATTGCACCAACATGTCTCTTGGGTTTCCCTCACTTACCGGATAATTACCACTATGAGGGAACCTATTACTCATCATATACCTTAAAGTCCCCTTAACATCCTCAGCATCTTCTTCAGAGAGAGGGAAGTGAAGTAGAACTTGCAGGATTCCTGCAAGGCCATTGGCAGCACCCCAGTACCTCGTACCATGCCATCTGTACATCAAGGGGCAGGCTGTGTTGTCAGATGCTCCTGTTCTTCCCGCTGCTAACACAGCATCAACGATAGGCATGAGAAGTTCATTGGTCAATGTCTCCGGTCCAAGATACTTGTTTATGAACAAAGCTGCCCATAAGAATCCAGCTCGCCCATACATAAGATCATATGACATTCCAAATCCACCTTCTTCAGGTCCAACCGGAAGAGCCTTCTCTTGTGCTatctataataaaatcaaattgatgtAAACAATAGAATTTACACATTCCTTgtgtaaatttgaaaactctGTAACCATCAGAGAATGCAGAgtagaaaagaacaaaaataaaacagcTATAAACTAGTGCATGATATTTTGATCaagaaaaaatccaaaataaagtAGTATACTGTCACTGCATCATTTCACTTCAGCACACATACAAATGTGTTTTACGTGTATGGAGATGATGAGATGTGCATATGCCCACGTTAAAAATTGAAGCTCTATTTATCCAAATTTCTTTGTTAGCTCaaccaaatttcaaaacaatgtAAACAGAAACCATAGGAAAAAAGATAAGATATGGGACCACAAGtagaaaacaatgaaattcTCTCTTAAAAGAGTTCCTCTTTACAAAAGGATACTTATAAATCCAGGACAACATAGAACATTTcaaggtaaaaaattttaagtttccATGTGAATCTGTAGCTAACTCCTTGGTATCTCACCTCAACAtagattttatttcatatttttaaatgcCATCACTGAATATAAAAACGTATCCAATGAGAGATATATAGCATAAGTAGTTTATATTCGAGACTATCaagtcattttcattttcttttcttccaagCCATAGAATTTGACCTCTTCTCAACAAGGCAATACACTTTTCATTATTGAAACCAATAGGATTTGAAAACACTTTTAACAAGTCTCGAAAGAGCCTACTTTGTAAATAGCCCTTTCATACggaaataaaaaaggaaatatatcttgtattaatattttgaagtatgagaaaaaagaaaccagtgctttgaaatgttatatttcAAAGGCCTATAGAATCACTTCAAGATAGAATAtaactatgtatacaaatattttttactaaCTCATCTATACAAACTAACGTGTCAACATTTGATTGGGTTATgagattgtttattttttcccttcaaAATAACCAAATCACATATTGCCACTTTAGTTTGTTTTACTTTAATATATGTCTGAATTTAGTGACAGTTATTAATAGGTACTTGTATATTCAAAAATGATCCTGTATAGAACAACTTTTTAACCTGACTTTGGTTGTATGAAACaagaattaacatttaaaaaaaaaagaagaagaagaagagataagCCTAAACAAGTGAAAATGCTTCCGGGGTGGATATACCATAAGCATGAAATGCATTGACCCAGTAGTTTTCATGATATTTTGTTGCCTCAGCAAATATCTAAGATATGCtagaatatcatttttttctgtttaaaataagatttaaaaactataatattGATAACGATAAGATTTGTCATTATTTAAGAGGGGATTGAGAATTTTACCTCAAGAAAGAGATTCAAAAAGAAGTCACGCCTTTGATGGTCCGCCAAGCAATTAGCCACCACTGCTCCAAGTGCATAAATTCCTCCTCTACCGCATAAAAACGTCACGTGTCTGGaccaatattatattttcaatccaataattaaattaaaaaaataaattagacagaAAATGACAGAGCTAATTAGCATTCTCAATCTCCCATACAAATCaatacattattttatcaagAAAAGCAAAgtattataaatgataa
It contains:
- the LOC123223916 gene encoding lanC-like protein GCL1, which codes for MSSVQFASSKDTHQDNNNNNNERLDLLLTKPKAMDLTLNLSLSTDTFLKAALSLKQQVLEVTRRRGGGELISGAGTGVDPTLYSGLLGTAFTCFRSYEITGNPHDLLSSAEVVETCASVVPASTRHVTFLCGRGGIYALGAVVANCLADHQRRDFFLNLFLEIAQEKALPVGPEEGGFGMSYDLMYGRAGFLWAALFINKYLGPETLTNELLMPIVDAVLAAGRTGASDNTACPLMYRWHGTRYWGAANGLAGILQVLLHFPLSEEDAEDVKGTLRYMMSNRFPHSGNYPVSEGNPRDMLVQWSHGATGMAMTLCKASQVFPGDRDFRDAAIEAGEVVWKNGLVKKVGLADGAAGNAYAFLSLYRLTGESIYEERAKAFASFLYHNVQELQTGDHGRGAGHGYSLFQGLTGAACLWFDLLAPGNSRFPGYEL